In the genome of Persephonella sp. KM09-Lau-8, one region contains:
- the cas10 gene encoding type III-B CRISPR-associated protein Cas10/Cmr2: MSIKTKYLFQITIPSVQKLITASRKSHDLWAGSFLISYLLKEAVKPLKDKENIEFIFPHEDLLEKEEDEIANVPNKILFTIEASKDEIKELGQNLEKSIKSKLKNLIKAEFIEEKLPEMKCGSKELMEYQLENFVNVIWGAVPLEENNYIASLDKLDKYIAYKKSSTLPNRRFIESYKLIDLEEENPFVEGLSFEQIYKYFIDEEVKEPHFVKGAYRCTLCGDRIILEATGNDYKGNCFWEDLWKKEEKLFTKGERLCGVCLAKRTFKFGGFPSVSEIATTTFKIFLKDYPKAVREIINVIKSAENEKKYFSEIPQTVPKLQEESQLKELLKIDGEYLIPQVWETDEERPDIARRLTDIYKKLNKFPSDSFAILLMDGDSMGAKLRLLEDIKEQKDLSKKLSEFTTEVKKIVENENYGKLIYAGGDDVLALLPIEFALKCAYEIQEKFRKKLTEIEEKVQNKLPNEKKDKTEYKFTMSGGLLFAYHKLPLNYVLNKVREFEQKAKNSGKNRVYFGYIKHSLAYTETSISWNEYKAFKEILNKSNQIPNTFITQSYELFRELENTNSEMNEKLFKSLLKRKVGEEKSNEIIETFKRLDNQFKDPLRLINILKIAKYINKR; encoded by the coding sequence ATGTCCATAAAAACAAAATATCTTTTCCAAATAACAATTCCATCAGTGCAAAAGCTAATAACTGCGTCAAGAAAATCCCACGACTTATGGGCAGGAAGTTTTCTTATTTCTTATTTATTAAAAGAAGCCGTAAAACCTTTAAAAGACAAAGAGAACATTGAGTTTATATTCCCTCATGAAGATTTACTTGAGAAAGAAGAAGATGAAATAGCAAACGTCCCAAACAAAATTTTATTCACCATAGAAGCATCAAAAGATGAAATCAAAGAACTTGGACAAAATTTAGAAAAAAGCATAAAATCAAAGCTAAAAAATTTAATAAAAGCAGAATTTATTGAAGAAAAACTGCCTGAGATGAAGTGTGGCTCAAAAGAGCTGATGGAATATCAACTTGAAAACTTTGTAAATGTAATCTGGGGAGCTGTTCCTTTAGAAGAAAACAACTACATAGCCTCTTTAGACAAACTGGATAAATATATAGCATATAAAAAATCCTCAACTCTACCAAATAGAAGATTTATAGAAAGCTACAAATTAATAGATTTAGAAGAAGAAAATCCCTTTGTAGAAGGGCTTAGCTTTGAACAGATTTATAAATATTTCATAGATGAAGAAGTCAAGGAACCTCACTTTGTAAAAGGAGCTTATAGATGCACTCTCTGTGGAGATAGAATTATCCTTGAAGCAACTGGGAATGATTATAAAGGAAATTGTTTTTGGGAAGACTTATGGAAAAAAGAAGAAAAATTATTTACCAAAGGGGAAAGACTTTGCGGAGTATGCCTTGCAAAAAGAACATTTAAATTCGGAGGTTTCCCTTCTGTAAGTGAAATAGCAACAACAACTTTTAAAATTTTTCTAAAAGATTATCCGAAAGCAGTTAGAGAAATAATTAACGTTATAAAATCTGCTGAAAATGAGAAAAAATATTTTTCTGAAATTCCTCAAACAGTTCCAAAACTACAAGAAGAAAGTCAATTAAAAGAATTATTAAAAATTGATGGAGAATATCTAATACCTCAAGTCTGGGAAACTGATGAGGAAAGACCAGATATCGCAAGAAGACTAACGGATATTTATAAAAAGCTGAACAAATTTCCTTCTGATAGCTTTGCTATTTTACTTATGGACGGTGATTCAATGGGGGCAAAATTAAGACTTTTAGAAGATATAAAAGAGCAAAAAGACTTAAGCAAAAAACTCTCAGAATTCACAACAGAAGTAAAGAAAATTGTAGAAAATGAAAATTACGGAAAACTTATATATGCAGGCGGGGATGATGTTTTAGCATTACTGCCTATAGAATTTGCTTTAAAGTGTGCATATGAAATACAGGAAAAATTTAGAAAAAAATTAACTGAAATAGAAGAAAAAGTCCAAAATAAACTTCCAAACGAAAAAAAAGATAAAACAGAATACAAATTTACAATGAGCGGCGGGCTTTTGTTTGCATATCATAAACTTCCTTTAAATTATGTTTTAAATAAAGTCAGAGAGTTTGAGCAAAAAGCTAAAAACAGCGGAAAAAACAGGGTTTACTTTGGATACATAAAACATTCATTAGCATATACAGAAACTTCTATTTCTTGGAATGAGTATAAAGCTTTTAAAGAAATCTTGAATAAATCCAATCAAATCCCAAACACATTTATAACCCAAAGTTATGAACTGTTTAGAGAACTAGAAAACACTAATAGTGAAATGAATGAAAAACTGTTTAAATCTTTACTAAAAAGAAAAGTGGGTGAGGAAAAATCAAACGAAATTATAGAAACCTTTAAGAGATTAGATAATCAATTTAAAGACCCCTTAAGACTGATAAACATCTTAAAAATAGCAAAATATATAAACAAAAGGTAA
- the purH gene encoding bifunctional phosphoribosylaminoimidazolecarboxamide formyltransferase/IMP cyclohydrolase, whose amino-acid sequence MKKRALISVSDKRGVVDFAKALVELGYEIISSSGTARVLKENGIPVIEVSEITGFPEIMGGRVKTLHPKIHGGLLAVRDNPEYMKQLEEQGIEPIDIVAINLYPFEETVKKGADLDEIIENIDIGGPAMVRASAKNHKFVTIIVDPDDYDFVLSELREKGETTLETRRRLALKAFRHTAFYDSVISAVLNEKFDINEKFPYELSIPVRKRATLRYGENPHQEGAIYISPVEYKGLSIAESEVLHGKEMSYNNFLDVEAAVNLVKEFDTTACVIVKHNNPCGVAVRPDQLEAYKEALARDPKSAFGGIVAFNEPVKLETAKALTEIFLEVIIAPDFEKDAFEYLIQKKKNLRLVKVKNFDKNPEGLEYRRISGGLLVQDRDLRLYERWEVVTKRQPTPEEVEDLLFAWKVVKHVKSNSVVIAKDKASVGIGPGQTSRVDSLETAVKKAKEFGFSTEGAVLASEAFFPFRDSVDEAAKHGIKAIIQPGGSIRDPEVIEAADEHGIAMVFTGMRHFKH is encoded by the coding sequence ATGAAAAAAAGAGCCCTTATATCTGTATCAGACAAAAGAGGCGTTGTGGATTTTGCAAAGGCACTTGTTGAGCTTGGTTATGAAATAATTTCTTCATCTGGAACAGCAAGGGTTTTAAAAGAAAATGGTATTCCTGTGATTGAAGTTTCTGAAATAACAGGATTTCCAGAAATAATGGGTGGAAGGGTAAAAACACTACATCCTAAAATCCATGGAGGGCTTCTTGCAGTCAGAGATAACCCTGAATATATGAAACAGCTTGAGGAGCAGGGTATAGAGCCTATAGATATTGTTGCTATAAACCTTTATCCATTTGAGGAAACTGTCAAAAAAGGTGCCGACCTTGATGAAATAATTGAGAACATAGATATTGGTGGTCCTGCAATGGTCAGGGCTTCGGCGAAAAATCATAAATTTGTAACAATCATAGTTGACCCTGATGATTATGATTTTGTTTTAAGTGAACTTAGAGAAAAAGGGGAAACAACCTTAGAAACCAGAAGAAGACTTGCTCTTAAAGCTTTCAGGCATACTGCATTTTACGACAGCGTAATCTCAGCAGTCCTGAATGAAAAGTTTGATATAAATGAAAAATTCCCTTATGAGCTTTCTATTCCTGTAAGAAAAAGAGCAACCCTTAGATACGGGGAAAATCCCCATCAGGAAGGGGCTATTTATATATCACCTGTTGAGTATAAAGGGCTTTCTATTGCCGAAAGTGAGGTTTTACATGGAAAAGAAATGTCCTACAACAACTTCCTTGATGTTGAAGCTGCAGTAAATCTGGTTAAAGAGTTTGATACAACTGCCTGTGTGATTGTTAAACATAACAATCCCTGTGGAGTTGCTGTTAGACCAGACCAGCTTGAAGCATATAAGGAAGCCCTTGCAAGAGACCCAAAATCTGCCTTTGGTGGAATAGTAGCTTTCAACGAACCTGTAAAGCTGGAAACAGCAAAGGCTTTAACAGAAATATTCTTAGAGGTTATTATTGCACCTGATTTTGAAAAGGACGCTTTTGAGTATTTAATCCAGAAAAAGAAAAATCTTAGACTGGTAAAGGTTAAAAACTTTGATAAAAATCCAGAAGGTCTGGAATACAGGAGAATAAGCGGCGGTCTTCTTGTTCAGGATAGGGATTTAAGACTGTATGAAAGATGGGAAGTGGTAACAAAGAGACAACCAACCCCTGAAGAAGTTGAAGACCTGCTTTTTGCATGGAAAGTTGTAAAACATGTTAAGTCAAACTCTGTTGTGATAGCAAAGGATAAAGCTTCAGTTGGAATTGGACCCGGACAGACCTCAAGGGTTGATAGTCTTGAAACAGCAGTTAAAAAGGCAAAAGAGTTTGGATTTTCAACTGAAGGAGCTGTTCTTGCGTCTGAGGCATTTTTCCCTTTCAGAGATAGCGTTGATGAAGCAGCAAAACACGGAATAAAGGCTATAATCCAGCCAGGTGGTTCAATTAGAGACCCCGAAGTTATTGAAGCTGCAGATGAGCACGGAATAGCAATGGTATTTACAGGTATGAGACATTTCAAACATTAA
- the cmr1 gene encoding type III-B CRISPR module RAMP protein Cmr1, with translation MEFTVKVITPTLMGGGFGQNDGIRPSEIKGMMRYWFRTVAGSVIGNDIKALKSLEEKVFGSQERKSPFRIVISGLKETDKINLSWLDLPNGVKYLGFVINMNKERLNNVIKAGSEFKVKFLFKNSVDNKIIKIVTYSFYLATALGGFGLRPRRGFGSWQILSIDTRGITEDLEYLKNYDLGNIKEVIIKLRNLTGLNQNRNLNFRTVSENFICIHKLNGSSWKNAFDDLGKRYQSFRRNGLSTTPEYHNIKNYIKFGCNWRRINKNNWNFAFGLPIQINSKKGIPSLLGLPPKKNRRGNIIPTSIGIFKIKHNSEILERLPSSVWFSIKEKDGNYYVVLTYLEGKLFPDENHDKVVFQFDKDLNLQSKCKNPPKSVEVEYDANDLKQRAKDFVSRGR, from the coding sequence TTGGAATTTACAGTAAAAGTTATAACTCCAACCCTTATGGGAGGGGGCTTTGGTCAAAATGATGGCATTCGTCCCTCAGAAATAAAAGGTATGATGCGCTACTGGTTCCGTACAGTAGCAGGTTCAGTTATTGGAAATGATATCAAAGCTCTAAAATCACTTGAAGAAAAAGTCTTCGGCTCTCAAGAAAGAAAAAGTCCTTTTAGAATAGTAATTAGTGGTTTAAAAGAAACCGACAAAATAAACCTAAGTTGGCTTGATTTACCAAATGGGGTTAAATATCTTGGTTTTGTTATCAATATGAACAAAGAAAGATTAAATAATGTTATTAAAGCCGGCTCTGAATTCAAAGTTAAATTTTTATTTAAAAATTCTGTGGATAATAAAATCATAAAAATAGTTACTTATTCTTTTTATCTTGCTACAGCATTAGGAGGCTTTGGTTTAAGGCCAAGAAGAGGATTTGGAAGCTGGCAGATTCTAAGTATTGATACAAGAGGAATAACTGAAGATTTAGAATATTTAAAAAATTATGATTTGGGAAATATTAAAGAAGTAATTATTAAGTTAAGAAACTTAACTGGATTGAATCAAAATAGAAACTTAAATTTCAGAACTGTCAGTGAAAACTTTATTTGTATTCACAAACTAAATGGTAGTTCTTGGAAAAATGCTTTTGATGATTTAGGGAAGCGATATCAAAGCTTCAGGAGAAATGGTTTATCAACAACTCCAGAATATCACAACATTAAAAACTATATTAAATTTGGCTGTAACTGGAGAAGAATAAACAAAAATAATTGGAATTTTGCCTTTGGTTTACCAATTCAGATTAATTCCAAAAAAGGAATTCCTTCATTATTAGGCTTACCACCTAAGAAAAACAGAAGAGGTAATATAATTCCAACCTCTATAGGTATTTTCAAAATAAAACACAACAGCGAAATTTTAGAAAGATTACCTTCTTCCGTTTGGTTTTCCATAAAAGAAAAAGATGGAAACTATTATGTAGTTTTAACTTACTTAGAAGGAAAATTATTCCCAGATGAAAATCACGACAAAGTGGTATTCCAGTTTGATAAAGACCTAAACTTGCAAAGCAAATGTAAAAATCCTCCTAAGAGTGTTGAAGTAGAATACGATGCAAATGATTTAAAACAAAGGGCTAAAGACTTTGTTAGTAGAGGAAGATAA
- the cmr6 gene encoding type III-B CRISPR module RAMP protein Cmr6, translating to MPKTLSSVISKNTKNALSNLSWQIENIALLLNKYLDFLELENGKISGVSEISLVKTISYLPLIKDDEVFNVAIKKVFKDLGKKYDRNFLDRLEKGIEAYREVLKTKIYSQINQYIERQKNIQNSIADTNMKFKTSSRLIVGLGSSSVLETSIKLHHIYGVPYIPASAIKGVLRAYKIWKLVNWDSFKYFIVENLIENYQSDKFNQQKEQFIGKIQDGNFDNKFKEIDKDLSKEELETKKQKLIGFINSISQKEIEKIVQIFGNQQQKGKLIILDAYPINFEGFDVDIMNPHFPDYYDKGEPPADWQNPTPITFLAVPTGTEFNFYFKNTQVYDGNLKKDLQKAFENIGIGAKTTLGYGILE from the coding sequence ATGCCTAAGACCTTATCTTCTGTTATTTCAAAAAACACTAAAAATGCTTTATCTAATTTAAGCTGGCAAATAGAAAATATTGCTCTTTTGTTAAATAAATACTTAGACTTTTTAGAACTTGAGAATGGAAAAATCTCAGGTGTTAGCGAAATAAGTTTAGTTAAAACTATTTCATATTTACCACTGATAAAAGATGATGAAGTTTTTAATGTAGCAATAAAAAAGGTTTTTAAAGATTTAGGGAAAAAATATGATAGAAATTTTTTAGATAGATTAGAAAAAGGTATCGAAGCCTACCGTGAAGTTTTAAAAACAAAAATCTATTCACAAATTAACCAATATATAGAAAGGCAGAAAAACATACAAAATTCTATTGCCGATACCAATATGAAATTTAAAACTTCCTCAAGACTTATAGTAGGACTTGGAAGCAGTTCAGTTTTAGAAACTTCCATCAAACTTCACCACATTTATGGAGTTCCTTATATACCAGCTTCAGCTATAAAAGGAGTTTTAAGAGCTTATAAAATCTGGAAATTAGTAAATTGGGACAGTTTTAAGTATTTTATTGTAGAAAATCTAATAGAAAACTATCAATCGGATAAATTTAATCAGCAAAAAGAACAATTTATAGGAAAAATACAAGATGGAAATTTTGACAATAAGTTTAAAGAGATAGATAAAGATTTATCTAAAGAGGAATTAGAAACTAAAAAACAGAAGCTTATAGGTTTTATAAACTCTATTTCTCAAAAAGAAATTGAAAAAATAGTTCAAATTTTCGGAAATCAACAACAAAAAGGAAAACTAATAATTTTAGATGCTTATCCTATTAACTTTGAGGGGTTTGATGTAGATATAATGAACCCTCATTTTCCTGATTATTACGACAAAGGAGAACCACCAGCAGATTGGCAAAATCCAACTCCGATAACATTTTTAGCAGTTCCAACAGGAACAGAGTTTAATTTTTATTTTAAAAACACACAAGTTTACGATGGAAATTTAAAGAAAGACTTACAAAAAGCCTTTGAAAACATAGGCATAGGAGCAAAAACTACCTTAGGATATGGGATTTTAGAATAG
- a CDS encoding bifunctional nuclease family protein produces the protein MIQVRVRNIGLDALTGAPIVMLENIENTDEIYPIWIGVSEAEGIIIKQSGVETPRPLTYDLMKNIIETLGGQVKYVAVIDKKDNAYIAEIVIDKDGEELHIDARPSDAINIALRFDAPIYLEENVVQKVSLKEIQEAIQKAEAKEKAETEKEVQEVKETATEVVEEPEVDKELEQFRKMLENIKPEDFAIKPEDKKDKN, from the coding sequence ATGATACAGGTAAGAGTTAGAAATATAGGATTAGACGCTTTAACAGGTGCTCCGATAGTAATGCTTGAGAATATAGAAAATACAGATGAGATATATCCTATCTGGATTGGTGTATCTGAAGCTGAAGGAATTATTATCAAACAGAGTGGTGTTGAAACTCCAAGACCATTAACCTATGACCTTATGAAAAATATAATTGAGACATTAGGCGGTCAGGTTAAGTATGTGGCTGTTATAGATAAAAAAGATAACGCATACATTGCTGAAATTGTGATTGATAAAGATGGAGAAGAACTCCATATTGACGCAAGACCAAGCGATGCAATTAATATTGCTTTGAGATTTGATGCACCTATATATCTGGAAGAAAATGTGGTTCAAAAAGTAAGTCTTAAAGAAATTCAAGAGGCTATCCAAAAAGCTGAGGCAAAAGAAAAGGCTGAAACTGAAAAAGAAGTTCAAGAAGTTAAAGAAACCGCAACAGAAGTTGTAGAAGAGCCTGAGGTTGATAAGGAGTTAGAGCAATTTAGAAAAATGTTAGAGAATATCAAACCTGAGGATTTTGCAATCAAACCTGAAGACAAAAAAGATAAAAACTAA
- the cmr5 gene encoding type III-B CRISPR module-associated protein Cmr5, producing MSNQTLEQKRANYAFRMIQTVIDKDYEKEFSSLISKLPTLILTNGLGNTLSFLFSKGKEYHLLTIAILTNWLFNESDLKVIKGKFQDEWFDNLEKLKDKENIANILNPIVLEANTEEYIFATEETLRLLNWLRRFSEAMLKKGDENA from the coding sequence ATGAGCAATCAAACACTTGAACAAAAAAGAGCAAATTATGCTTTTAGAATGATACAAACAGTTATTGATAAGGATTATGAAAAAGAATTTTCTTCACTAATAAGTAAACTTCCAACTTTAATACTAACAAATGGTCTTGGAAACACTTTATCTTTTTTATTTTCGAAAGGAAAAGAATATCATTTACTTACTATAGCAATATTAACAAATTGGCTTTTCAATGAGTCAGATTTAAAAGTAATAAAAGGTAAATTCCAAGACGAATGGTTTGATAACTTAGAAAAATTAAAAGATAAAGAAAACATAGCTAACATCCTAAACCCAATCGTTCTAGAGGCAAATACAGAAGAATACATTTTTGCAACAGAAGAAACTTTAAGACTTTTAAACTGGCTTAGAAGGTTTTCAGAAGCAATGTTAAAAAAAGGAGATGAGAATGCCTAA
- the cmr4 gene encoding type III-B CRISPR module RAMP protein Cmr4: MSKKIAFYHCHTPLHIGSGTTLDIIDLPIQREAHTDFPVMPSSSIKGVIRAEYGVEETNFPADNNFPEKPEDCSSNIDKNKCKEFFEIFGYGDKEGDIIFTDGKILLFPVKSVKGVFAWITCPLVLERFQRDTQKTLGSIPNIENNKAIAGEGITINNKHLVLEELSFEIENEKKELLAEIQNFLPESLKNEIPVSKIAILSNDTFKYFVKNHTEVNARTRID, encoded by the coding sequence ATGAGTAAAAAAATAGCTTTTTATCATTGCCATACACCGCTACACATAGGAAGTGGAACAACATTGGACATTATAGACCTACCTATCCAGAGGGAAGCTCACACAGATTTTCCTGTAATGCCTTCCAGTTCTATAAAAGGAGTAATAAGAGCTGAGTATGGAGTAGAAGAAACAAATTTTCCTGCAGATAATAATTTTCCAGAAAAACCAGAAGATTGCTCTTCAAATATAGATAAAAACAAATGCAAAGAATTTTTTGAAATTTTTGGTTATGGAGATAAAGAAGGAGACATAATTTTCACAGATGGAAAAATATTATTATTTCCTGTTAAATCAGTTAAAGGAGTTTTTGCTTGGATAACTTGCCCTTTAGTCTTGGAAAGATTCCAAAGGGATACACAAAAAACATTAGGAAGTATACCAAACATAGAGAACAATAAAGCAATAGCAGGTGAAGGTATAACAATAAATAATAAACACTTAGTTTTAGAAGAATTAAGCTTTGAGATAGAAAACGAAAAGAAAGAATTATTAGCAGAAATTCAAAATTTTCTACCAGAAAGTTTGAAAAATGAAATTCCAGTAAGTAAAATAGCAATCCTTTCTAATGATACATTTAAGTATTTTGTCAAAAACCATACAGAAGTAAACGCAAGAACAAGGATAGACTAA
- a CDS encoding aspartate-semialdehyde dehydrogenase, with translation MKNYNIAILGATGAVGQTMLRVLEERNFPVDEIRLLASERSAGKELEYMGLKYKVEPVTPEAFEGIDIALFSAGGSRSKQWAPIAVEKGAIVIDNSSAFRMDDDVPLVVPEVNPEDVKWHKGIIANPNCSTIQMVVALNPIHKAKKIKRVIVATYQAVSGAGATAIKDLEEETRAYFEGKFYYPEALPNHIAFNVIPHIDVFLDNDYTKEEMKMFNETRKIMHAPDIKVSATCARVPVFYGHSEAVTIETEEPITPEEARELLKNAPGVIVEDDPKNNMYPMPIEVAGKDEVFVGRIRKDLAFDNGLSMWVVADNLRKGAATNAVQIAELLVEYGLV, from the coding sequence ATGAAAAATTATAACATTGCTATACTTGGAGCGACAGGTGCAGTTGGACAAACAATGCTGAGGGTGTTAGAAGAAAGAAATTTTCCGGTAGATGAGATAAGACTTCTTGCATCAGAAAGATCAGCAGGCAAAGAACTGGAATATATGGGACTTAAATATAAAGTTGAGCCGGTAACACCTGAAGCATTTGAAGGTATAGATATAGCCCTTTTTTCTGCAGGTGGTTCCAGAAGTAAACAATGGGCTCCAATTGCTGTAGAAAAAGGAGCAATTGTTATAGATAACAGCTCGGCTTTTAGAATGGATGATGATGTTCCACTGGTAGTTCCTGAGGTAAACCCTGAAGATGTCAAATGGCACAAAGGAATAATCGCAAATCCTAACTGCTCAACAATACAGATGGTTGTAGCTCTCAATCCTATACATAAAGCCAAAAAAATCAAAAGGGTTATAGTTGCAACATATCAGGCTGTATCAGGTGCAGGAGCAACAGCAATAAAGGATTTAGAAGAAGAAACAAGGGCATACTTTGAAGGTAAGTTTTATTACCCAGAGGCTTTACCAAACCATATAGCCTTTAATGTTATTCCACATATTGATGTATTTTTAGACAATGACTATACAAAAGAAGAGATGAAAATGTTTAATGAAACCAGAAAAATAATGCATGCTCCTGATATAAAAGTTTCTGCAACCTGTGCCAGAGTTCCTGTTTTTTATGGTCATAGTGAGGCCGTAACAATAGAAACAGAAGAACCTATAACTCCTGAAGAGGCGAGAGAACTTCTGAAAAATGCACCGGGGGTAATAGTTGAGGATGACCCTAAAAACAATATGTATCCTATGCCAATAGAAGTGGCAGGCAAAGACGAAGTTTTTGTCGGTAGAATTAGGAAAGACCTTGCTTTTGATAACGGTCTTTCAATGTGGGTAGTTGCTGATAATCTTAGAAAAGGTGCTGCCACAAATGCAGTTCAGATTGCTGAATTACTTGTTGAATATGGATTAGTATAA
- a CDS encoding DUF2203 domain-containing protein: MRYFTVKEANSILPQIKLLVDEIKEKREKLYKSIDSYEEELEGNNDELEIMFLKTEINEANEEINELIEIIESFGAVVKGIDPFLVDFPALHKGEEIYLCWQEGEDKIEYWHKVSEGFAGRKHVSLLQEQPEEKNRTGI; this comes from the coding sequence ATGAGATACTTTACAGTTAAAGAAGCAAATAGCATTTTGCCTCAGATAAAACTGCTTGTAGATGAGATTAAAGAAAAAAGAGAAAAATTATACAAAAGTATAGATAGCTATGAAGAGGAACTGGAAGGAAACAATGACGAACTGGAAATAATGTTCCTCAAAACTGAAATAAATGAAGCCAATGAAGAAATTAATGAACTTATTGAAATAATAGAAAGTTTCGGGGCAGTTGTTAAAGGAATAGACCCGTTCTTAGTTGATTTCCCTGCTTTACACAAAGGAGAAGAAATATATCTTTGCTGGCAGGAAGGGGAGGATAAAATAGAATACTGGCATAAAGTATCAGAAGGCTTTGCCGGTAGAAAGCATGTTTCTTTGTTACAGGAACAACCTGAAGAAAAAAATAGAACAGGAATTTAG
- a CDS encoding type III-B CRISPR module-associated Cmr3 family protein, with product MSRYLITPIDVLIFGDGKPFNAGEQHSREISFFLNPVPFVSAFNKNTSLKTGLRFLSLYDEKNQNFLFPVPLDIGFEKDGKKVVNSFLRKTNEDFISSEELEFFVEFNTDKKMEVGGRYINTEGLKSYLLNEKLEEKNVYNLFGDIIEKEIRTGIEIDRTTRTTKEKMLFFQPFIRFNENIKFSVEFKQEVEKDFLTIGGEAKIVNISTTEKSPTVLFEDVKENIKRKIQETGYFKIILLTPTNYPLEIEGAKLIAQLTGKPITFSGWYNIYEEDKKIDSFPTRLFKLIPEGSVFYYKLENKTKLDEIFNNYWLKPNFYVHELPYFDKSNPIGFGLTIIGAAV from the coding sequence ATGAGCAGGTATCTAATAACACCCATTGATGTTTTAATTTTTGGAGATGGAAAACCTTTTAATGCAGGAGAGCAGCATAGTAGAGAAATAAGTTTTTTCCTTAATCCTGTTCCATTTGTAAGTGCTTTCAATAAAAATACAAGTCTAAAAACAGGTTTAAGGTTTTTATCTCTTTATGATGAAAAAAATCAGAATTTTTTATTTCCTGTTCCTCTTGACATAGGTTTTGAAAAAGATGGGAAGAAAGTTGTAAACTCGTTTTTGAGAAAAACTAATGAAGATTTTATTTCTTCAGAAGAACTTGAGTTTTTTGTTGAATTCAATACAGACAAAAAAATGGAAGTTGGTGGTAGATATATAAACACAGAAGGTCTAAAAAGTTATCTACTTAATGAAAAACTTGAAGAAAAAAATGTTTACAACTTATTTGGAGATATTATAGAAAAAGAAATTAGAACGGGAATAGAAATAGATAGAACTACAAGAACTACAAAAGAAAAAATGCTATTTTTCCAGCCTTTTATTAGATTTAATGAAAATATCAAATTTTCTGTTGAATTTAAACAGGAAGTAGAAAAAGATTTTCTTACAATAGGCGGAGAGGCTAAAATTGTAAATATTTCTACTACGGAAAAATCTCCTACAGTGCTTTTTGAAGATGTAAAAGAAAACATAAAAAGAAAAATACAGGAAACTGGGTATTTTAAAATAATTCTTTTAACCCCTACAAATTATCCGCTAGAAATAGAAGGAGCCAAACTAATAGCACAATTAACAGGTAAACCTATAACCTTTAGTGGCTGGTATAACATTTATGAAGAAGATAAAAAAATAGATAGCTTTCCAACAAGATTGTTCAAACTTATTCCAGAAGGCTCAGTTTTTTACTACAAACTGGAAAACAAAACTAAATTAGATGAGATTTTTAACAATTACTGGCTAAAACCAAACTTTTATGTTCATGAGCTTCCGTATTTTGATAAAAGTAATCCTATAGGATTTGGATTAACAATAATTGGTGCTGCAGTTTAG